DNA sequence from the Osmia lignaria lignaria isolate PbOS001 chromosome 2, iyOsmLign1, whole genome shotgun sequence genome:
AGAATGATGATGTTGTATAGCATTCGGTGGTGCTTTACGTTGATCCTCTTCTGCTTGCTTACGTTCATAATGTCCAAAATCATCAAAAATACTAGTCGAATGCCGATAAGTATGTAATATACGCAACACTGTCACGCCTTTCGCATGAGGGACCTCTTGCGCATCCCTCGAATTAGTCACTGGtttgttttcattattttctagtTTAATGTGACGAAGTTGCACATTAGGAACATCCTTAACGTAAATCCAACGTACACGAAATTGACCTTTCCATTTATCTTGCGACCAAACAGAGCTATTGCTCTGGTAATCAACAGGTGACACCATTTGTGCCATACCACAGAAGTGGCCGGATCCGTTTACAGAAAAGAACAAGTATAAAGGAGCACCTTCCCGGCTGGCTTCTCTATACGCTTGATCCAATCTTTTATTACCGTGTTCAGTACTACACCAAATCTCATATTTAATGGATCTATGAATGTCATCTTCGGAATAAGACTTGATTACAAAAAACCTAGCTCCAGGAGCAGTTTGATCAAATTCTACGGGATTATAATCATTCTTCACCTTTAATTCGTCTAAAACAGGATGCGATTGTGATTGGGCaatttgttgttgttgttgttgtggtTGTAGTTGCTGCGGATGCTGCTGTtggtgctgctgctgttgttgctgatgTTGATGTTGATGCTGTTGCGGAGGCATATGAATCTGTGACTGTGGCGGAGATGGGGATGTTGTGGGTTGTCTATTCCAACACGGTGGCGGTGGAGGAGGTCTTTGTCTTTGAACCAGTGGTGGAGGTGGTGGAACAGGAGGCTGTAcctgtggtggtggtggtgcggTCGGAGGAGGTGCAGAAGATTTACCTTCGCCCCATGTCCCAATATCCATATTATGTTTTCCTGGCACGATAGGTGGTGGTGGCATTCCAGCCTTCTTTTTCATTCCTTGCGAAGATGAAAGCGGAGGAACTGGTTTGGCGGGCTGACTCGCAACACTGGCCCATGTTATTTTTCTAGGTTCCTTTGTTTCTGGCTTTATCGATTGATTAGATGCTGTTTGTTGTTCTTGACGAGGAACTTCTCCACTTCCTAATGACAAGCCCTGTACACTCTGTTCAATAGTCTTAATTTCTGTATTGCTAGGTGTCGGGTAGTTTTCATTTCCACGTGGTGCTTGATAATAATCTTCGTAGCGTGTCTTTCTCGGAGTGCCCCAAGCACTAAAATCACCATTtccatgaaaataattaaaagcagGTTGGCTAAACGTATTAAAACCACCTCCCGCACTAGCAGAAAACATTCCATCCATGCCATATGCATCGTGACCTATTTGACCTCCGTATCCAGAAAGAAATGCGACAGGATCTGTTCCGTTTGACCAAGTCCCATCCCCAGCTCCAAATGCCTGATAAGGGAACGAAGTACCTGCATAGTAAGGACTGTATGGGTCACCAGTACCAATTGGATAACTTGAGTGATGCGTATTATTGCCTCCTCTCCATGAATCAAATCCAGTATCTTCTCCACCAGCATGTTCTGTCTGCGGCTGCTGCTGGTGTTCTTTAGGACCATTGCTCACTATCGGGGATGGAATTTTATCTTATTAATGAACCAAATGAATGAATGTctcttttcaaaataatataaagttaacattttttttttgttttgtctTTTATAACTCCATTCAAATAacaaaactttaattattacgTAAAATTACACCATTTCATTATTGTAATATACGTAGATAAATACATATGCACCCATGTATACACACAAACACACACTATTTCAATATCACATATAAAATATTACTTATCATGACGTAacttatttgtaaaatattactttcaaaACTTTTagtagaaaaattattataacagtTTTATAACAATCATACATTACATTAAGAAAAATCAACAAACTTTTATTTACTGcaacaaaaattataattatgcaCTGATATCATAGCGTGATATCGTGCTCAAAATGTTGGAAGCACTATTAAATTAACCGTAAGTACATGTTTTTCTTAATTCCCTGAGTAAATTACTTAA
Encoded proteins:
- the Ythdf gene encoding YTH domain-containing family protein, producing MSTGLAGAVSNQRMKGQTNNQVSNGPKEHQQQPQTEHAGGEDTGFDSWRGGNNTHHSSYPIGTGDPYSPYYAGTSFPYQAFGAGDGTWSNGTDPVAFLSGYGGQIGHDAYGMDGMFSASAGGGFNTFSQPAFNYFHGNGDFSAWGTPRKTRYEDYYQAPRGNENYPTPSNTEIKTIEQSVQGLSLGSGEVPRQEQQTASNQSIKPETKEPRKITWASVASQPAKPVPPLSSSQGMKKKAGMPPPPIVPGKHNMDIGTWGEGKSSAPPPTAPPPPQVQPPVPPPPPLVQRQRPPPPPPCWNRQPTTSPSPPQSQIHMPPQQHQHQHQQQQQQHQQQHPQQLQPQQQQQQIAQSQSHPVLDELKVKNDYNPVEFDQTAPGARFFVIKSYSEDDIHRSIKYEIWCSTEHGNKRLDQAYREASREGAPLYLFFSVNGSGHFCGMAQMVSPVDYQSNSSVWSQDKWKGQFRVRWIYVKDVPNVQLRHIKLENNENKPVTNSRDAQEVPHAKGVTVLRILHTYRHSTSIFDDFGHYERKQAEEDQRKAPPNAIQHHHSSNHRNRGHSDLPRDHHPHQSHLHHQRKDRDGGRGRGRGGTRQ